One Oncorhynchus kisutch isolate 150728-3 linkage group LG30, Okis_V2, whole genome shotgun sequence genomic window, ATGGATCCAGTGTCCGGATATCCAGACCATCCAACATGATCACACCACTGCTGGGGTCATAGAAACGCTCCAACAAGGAGGCCACTGTGGACTTCCCTGCAGTGCAGGAGAACCATAACTGACACATCATTTTCATAAATATTTCATTATGTTTATGTAATCAGACTAATTGAGAACTTGTATCCATGGAAACGCATGGAACATTACCTCCTCCGGACTCTCCAACGATTGCGACAGTCTTACAGGGGGGGATGATGAGGTTGAAGTTCTTTAGGATCCGTTGGCCAGGTCTCGTTGGGTAACTGtggaaaaacaaatacaaaaaatgtCACTTACTGATATATATaatttgtatgtgtttgtgtgtgtctttttgttaaTTTTGTCTTTCTGATGTGGTCATGCCTGAAAGTAATGTTCATGAAGTCCACCCGTCCTGTCAGAGATTTGTAAGGAATGCGGCCTCCTCCCGAAAGTGGAATGGTAGGCTCCAAAGACAGGTACTCAAAAACACGGGCCCCAGAGCTGAGGCCTCTGACCATCTGCAAAACATGGTAGGTTCTAATTTCTTATTGCCATATCAACTGATCACCTTGTGAAACCTGAAACTACATTGATAGCAATGTATTTCTGACTTCTTCTATACGTCAAGTCTTTACTCACTTGGCCAAACAGGATAGAGATGCTGGCCAAAGACCTAAGAAAAATAACCGAAGGAAAGGTCAAATCCAATTTGTTATTCACCTAACGTTCATTGAACACTTCCATTTGATAATGCAAGCATTTGGCACGTTACAGTGTGAGAGATTAGCTTAAGTGTTATCTTTGCTAACAACAAATATTTTACCTCTGCACCGTCTGTGAAGCCACCAGGAAAGACATGAGGTCACCTGGAGACATTTCATCACCTGCCATCAATGACCCACCAGCAAAGATGGTGCCTAAAACAATGCCTGCAAGAAAAGGAACCATGTAACAGATAAGCAATGGCATACTTAAATAAATAGCAAGTTCAATCCACTATTCATGATAAAAGGAACTCACAGTTCAGGACGATATTTGACATTCCTTGGAAAACAGCTATCCCTGAGCCTAGAGATTCATTCATCTCGCATGATTTGTCCACTTCCCAGGCATATAACCTGCAAAACACAGACAAATAGTTACATTCTTTCACACAATCCCTCTAATAAGGGGTGAAATTAGGAATGCTTTGAAAGACAATTGTGACTTTATTATAAGGCAGGTCTGATAATATTGTCTGATCTGGACTATAATAGACTGTCACTCACTGCATCTCTCGCTCCTCCATGGCGAAGGCTTTCACTGTCCTCACATTGCCAATGGCCTCGTCTGCCACCCCTGTTGCTTTCGACACCTACACACCCACAACAATACACTGTATATCAgtctagacacagacagacaccaatgCTCAGCACACACCATTCTCCATGCTGTAGTTCTGATAAACTCAGTAGAATGCTTTCTCAGTTGACACTTATCTATTTCTTTAATGCGTTTCAGATAGTGAATGAGTCAGAATGAGTGATGATGTCACCTGTTCCTGAGCCAATCGGGACAGCCTGCGAAGGAATGAGCCAATCAGAGCTCCTGCCCCCACCAGACAGGGAAGTATCACCACTGTCATACCAGTGAGTTTAGGGGAGATGACATAGAGGGACACGAAACAGCCAACCGTCTGTGTTACACTCCGCAGGCCCTGTAGATATGAGTAATTGAGGCAATATCATTAGATTTCGATCTTGTGAACTGTCTCTAGATGGGAGCAACAGCTAATTAATAAATTATACTGAAAAGTTATGGCAATATGTAATAGGTTAGTGCATAGggaaccacaatggaaataagcttTATTGTGTTTTTATCCTAGATAATTTTGAATGCATGTTGTCTTCGGCTGGAGCAGCCTACTACTTTTAATTATCCAATAAATTCATATGTACGCAGCCATACCTGAGAGACGACCAGTTTGAAGGAAGACTTGAACTCCTGAATATCAGCAGTCAAACGGTTCACCAGCATGCCAGTTTTGTTGGAATCAAAGAAGGCTACATCTTGCCTGAAACAAAAATGCCAAGTCTTGTGTTAGCAAGAGTAAAAGTTGGACAGTGGATAGCAGGTCTAGTGACATCTAGTCAGTCACTCTACTCTCTGTCTTGGAACTGGTCTATTCTACCTCTTGTTGCTTTCAATATATATTACTGCAACTGGGTGTATACCTGAGTAAAGATTGGAAAAGAGTCTTTCTCATGTCTGCTGCTACTCGCTCCCCTACCCTGGAAAGCAGGATGATGTAACCAGTCGTGAGCAGACCCTGAAGCCAGGAAAGAGATTTCATGACCATATTGTTTTTCTATGTATTCCACAGAAGTAGATTTTTCAATCTACATTTAAATTAAATCATTGACAATGACTTTTTTGACAAACAACTTACTTGGAGACCATACAATCCCAGCAACTTCAGAGCAggtcccctcatctctctcatgTAATTCCCAGTATGTTCTCTCATGTAGCGTGCCACTATGTTCACCAGATCGCCCAACATCAGGGGAATTTGAATATTCAAGATGGCAGCACCAAAAGCAAgctgaaaaaaaaacatgattggTCTGAAATATCTCAGCATTCCAATACAATTAAAACACCACTGGAGTTTAGCCAACATGTTACTGTCTAAACAGTAGATTGTCCAGTAGTGTTAAGTTATGTTGCTCACCACAACAGCACCAAGAAGGGCAAAAAGCTGGGGTTTGACAAACTCCCACAGGATATGCCAGTCAAACTCAGGCTCAGTTTCTTTGGCTTGAAGCTCTAGTAGAACATTGTTATTCACATCTGCCTGGCAATATGCTACACTACCAAGTACTCGAGCAGAGATGGTGAGAACCACTGGCCCTAAAATGAACTTCAGGGCCCCCCCTGGTGGTTTTGACATCCAGCAGGCAGATTGGCGAACTGCTGCTTGAGCCAGACCCCAGATACGCCCAGCAGCATTACTTGGCTGTCCAGAGGAGTTGCCTGCATTGGCCAATTGTGTTGTGTATAGCCGTGATCTGAAacgaaaacaaaacaaacaaacaatataacaagctgtactgtttgtagtgTGATCTGTATTATACAAGTTTGAGAGACATGGACAACATGAGCTTAACAACTAATAATGACTATGTGGTGGGCTTTTCACTCAATGTATTGTTAAAATTGTGACAAAAAAAAGTTACAAAAGGCATGACACTTCTGGATGGTCCATTCCATTAAAATCACTTTACTGAACAGTGAACAACACTACTTACAACTTTGGGACAGAGCTGAACTAATATTGTTTTCATAAGGAATCATATTAGCTAGTGCAAAGTCTAAGGTCTGTAACTATAGTAGCTGTCTGATCAGCTGACTACCGGCATTAGCCAACTAGAACGTTGTCCTACCGTGGCTGTCTCCATAAACCTTGTGTTCTATTCAAATGCGAGTAGAGGGGGCGCAACGGTGCAGTTGTGCTGACTCTATTACAAAGTAAGTGAAACATATTTAGACGTTTTCACGGAAATCTAACAAAATTCAAAGAATCTGAGCGCTTAACTCAGAAGGGTACAAGGAACAACATGTAGGCTGCCATGTTGACACTATCCCAGAATGCATCTCATTGGCACAGTAAATGGGATCATGTTTAATGTCAATAACAAAACACGCATTTTGATCGCTAAAAACAATGTTAAAAGGCTACAACATGAATCTTTATTCATTATCATTGGCAAGGATTATCTCTGTCAttgggaaaaaaaagaaaaaaaagacacTCGTCTCGCGGAAGTGACGATCGTTAAAATTAAGTGACGTCAAATTGTGTTTTGTTGACATATGTTTGTGAAAGACAAAACAGTGGAAGCCCACGAATGATCTCTAGCTATTTAGCTGGCCAGCTACTGTTAGTTAGGTTGTTAGCAACCATTAATATCTATtagttaaatatatattattGGTTATTCCAATAGCTCGACAAATAACGTTGAAGTCCAGGCCATTTGAATTTAGAATTCTGCGAATGGACCGTGAAGGGAACAATAACGTTAATAGCAGTACATCAAGGCAAGGATAAACGAGTAACGTTAACTGACTGGCAAGCAAGAAAAGAAGCTGATCGAGGTAAGAACAGTTAGCTACCTTGCTAGATAGTTAGCTACTTGGTAGTTTGTTGCTGCCTTTGTTGGTGTTAGGTAACGTTAACCATTCAACGTCACATTGTAATGCTACGTATCTAACTAACGTTAACTAGCATAATAGCTACAGTAGCAAGCTGTCCCCAGCTGTCTGATTTCGCTTTAGcgaatgttagctaactaacgttagttatCTGTAAAATGACTGGTTGGTTGTTGACAACAAGTAACCAACATAACACAATATTTAGTCaatctaactaacgttagctatgtaACGTTATGCCTATTTctgttagctagccaacgttaccTGTCACACTGTCGTGAACACgactgctagctaacgttagcacgTTAGATTCCAAGAAAGGCAAGAATGCATAGAAAACCAAATAGACCAGATATTTTAAATCTAACGTTACACTTACTTGGTTATCTAACTCTCCAGTTGAATGTTGTTGACAGCGCATCTTGCTGTGAATTGTCTCACACAGCTGACATCATCTATGtagtgtgtgttcactgtgtctGACACTCGTCGTTGATGAATGTTGCTCTTTCCAAtccacaccacaataacactgtGTGTGTTCCCAACTTGCCTACTAGAGGAGGAACAGTGGAGAATGTGAAGGACAATGGCGAACTTTGAAGCTTACCAGGAGTACCAGCGGATTGATGACTTTGAGGAGGACTCACCTCCCGGGGAGGAGGACCTATTAGTGCATGTGCCAGAGGGCCTGAGTGGTACTGTACTGGTTATATTATAACTTAATATATATTGTTCTATCAGGGATAGACATAAAGGCTATGTTATGGTATAATATGATTTGGTGTGATAATGTGATTCCTTGTAATGAATGACACAGTACTACTATTTCCTATAAGCCCAGGCTCTAGATTCACTGAAAGTTGTTGTTTTCTTCAAATCATACCTGATTACTACTGTTATTGCTGTTTTGTTGAACAAACGTAATGGTTTCATGAAGTCTCAATGTTACTTTTATTCCCACCCCTAATTTGCAGACTCATGGCACCATATCAAGAATCTGGACAACTTCTTTACAAGAATATCCTTTTAAGACATGTTTGTGATAAACATGTTTCTCtggcaatatacagtaccagtcaaaagtttggacacctactcatcaagggtttttctttgtttcaaaaatgttttacgttgtagaataatagtgaagagatcaaaactatgaaatgacacatggaatactgtagtaaacaaaaaagtgctaaacaaatccaaatatattttagattcttcaaagtagccaccctttactttgatgacagctttgcacactcttggtattctctcagcctgcttcacctggaatgcttttccaacagtcttgaaggagttcccacatacttgttggctgcttttccttcactctgcagtcaacgtcatcccaaaccatcttagttgggttgaggtcaggtgattgtggaggccaggtcatctgatgcagtgtaacagtttagcttccatccctctccttgctcctacctgggctcgaaccagggaccctctgcacacatcgacaacagccaccctcaaagcatgattacccatcgctccacaaaagccgcagcccttgcggagcaaggggaacaactacttcaaggtctcagtgcgattgacgtcaccgattgaaaagctattagcgcactccctgctaactagctagccatttcacatcggttacagcagcactccatcaatctccttcttggtcaaatagcccttacacagcgtgaatatgtattgggtcattgtcctgttgaaaaacaaatgatagtcctactatgtgtaaaccagatgggatggtgtatcgcagcagaatgctgtggtagccatgctggttacgtgtgccttgaattctaaacaagttacagacagtgtcacctgCAAAGCACCATCACTTCTCCtcgtccatgcttcacggtggtaacaacacatgtggagatcgtccgttcacctactctgcatctcacaaagacatggcggttgcaaccaaaattctcaaatttggactcatcagaccaaaggacagatttccaacggtctaatgtccattgcttgtgttttttggcccaagcaagtctcttcttcttattggtgtcctttagtagtggtttcttcacagcacttcgaccatgaaggcctgattcatgcagtctcctctgaacatctgatgttgagatgtgtctgttacttgaactttgtcaagcatttatttgggcggcATTTTCGGAGGCTGGTAAGTCTAATGAAATTATCTtccgcagcagaggtaactctgggtgttcctcatgaaagccagtttcacagcgcttgatggtttttgcaac contains:
- the abcb8 gene encoding mitochondrial potassium channel ATP-binding subunit isoform X1, with amino-acid sequence MFHLLCNRVSTTAPLRPLYSHLNRTQGLWRQPRSRLYTTQLANAGNSSGQPSNAAGRIWGLAQAAVRQSACWMSKPPGGALKFILGPVVLTISARVLGSVAYCQADVNNNVLLELQAKETEPEFDWHILWEFVKPQLFALLGAVVLAFGAAILNIQIPLMLGDLVNIVARYMREHTGNYMREMRGPALKLLGLYGLQGLLTTGYIILLSRVGERVAADMRKTLFQSLLRQDVAFFDSNKTGMLVNRLTADIQEFKSSFKLVVSQGLRSVTQTVGCFVSLYVISPKLTGMTVVILPCLVGAGALIGSFLRRLSRLAQEQVSKATGVADEAIGNVRTVKAFAMEEREMQLYAWEVDKSCEMNESLGSGIAVFQGMSNIVLNCIVLGTIFAGGSLMAGDEMSPGDLMSFLVASQTVQRSLASISILFGQMVRGLSSGARVFEYLSLEPTIPLSGGGRIPYKSLTGRVDFMNITFSYPTRPGQRILKNFNLIIPPCKTVAIVGESGGGKSTVASLLERFYDPSSGVIMLDGLDIRTLDPSWLRGQVIGFINQEPVLFGSSVMENIRFGKPEATDAEVINAAKQANAHRFITGFPDGYNTVVGERGVTMSGGQKQRIAIARALIKNPSILVLDEATSALDAESERVVQEALDRATTGRTVLIIAHRLSTIQRADLICVMSNGRIVEAGTHAELLSKGGLYADLIRRQRSEGEK
- the abcb8 gene encoding mitochondrial potassium channel ATP-binding subunit isoform X2, translated to MSKPPGGALKFILGPVVLTISARVLGSVAYCQADVNNNVLLELQAKETEPEFDWHILWEFVKPQLFALLGAVVLAFGAAILNIQIPLMLGDLVNIVARYMREHTGNYMREMRGPALKLLGLYGLQGLLTTGYIILLSRVGERVAADMRKTLFQSLLRQDVAFFDSNKTGMLVNRLTADIQEFKSSFKLVVSQGLRSVTQTVGCFVSLYVISPKLTGMTVVILPCLVGAGALIGSFLRRLSRLAQEQVSKATGVADEAIGNVRTVKAFAMEEREMQLYAWEVDKSCEMNESLGSGIAVFQGMSNIVLNCIVLGTIFAGGSLMAGDEMSPGDLMSFLVASQTVQRSLASISILFGQMVRGLSSGARVFEYLSLEPTIPLSGGGRIPYKSLTGRVDFMNITFSYPTRPGQRILKNFNLIIPPCKTVAIVGESGGGKSTVASLLERFYDPSSGVIMLDGLDIRTLDPSWLRGQVIGFINQEPVLFGSSVMENIRFGKPEATDAEVINAAKQANAHRFITGFPDGYNTVVGERGVTMSGGQKQRIAIARALIKNPSILVLDEATSALDAESERVVQEALDRATTGRTVLIIAHRLSTIQRADLICVMSNGRIVEAGTHAELLSKGGLYADLIRRQRSEGEK